ATAAAATGAAACATTGCAAGTATAAGATTCCGTACTTAGTAATTTCTCACTTTAAGGCATCACATTGGGAAAATGTGGGGAGTTCAATCGATTCTGAATAAAATTGATAGTATCAGTTGCAATTTTTTTACGTTTAAGAACAATCCCAGCATGTCCACATGTATAAATATATCGCGTAGGTCTTTCCCAGGATTCCCACAAATAGTCCGTATCCTCAGGATGCACATATAGATCGTGCCTACCTGAAATTAATAAAATATTTTCTTTTTTCACTTTTGGTAATGCTTGACTCGGTTCAGTGATTTTCCAATAATCTATTAAATCATCATACGTTACACCATGATGTTCCAAGTCTTCTCTAATAAATTTACCTGGATTTGTCTTCCAAATCGAATAAGAAAGTCGATTCGCGTAGAAAATGGATGCTAATACATCAATCTCTGATTCAACAAGAGCTGTTAAGTTAGTAATAACCCCACCTAAACTGACTCCTATTAAAATCAAGGGGCCATTATTATTTGCTTTAATCCATTTAATCAAAGTTCGTAAATCAGCTACCGCTTGTCTAGTGGCTTGTACAGTTCGTTCAATATTAGCACTTACCATGTACTCTCCACTGAATAGGGATTGGTTGGGTTTTCTTTCAAAATGATAGGGTAGAGTGAAATAATACATATTCCACTTCAAGTTAGTCATATGGTCGTGAAATATTTTTTTTACACGTTCGTTAGAATCCATTCTCCAACCGTGAACAAAGATGACATGAGGTGCATCTTCATTTTCATGTAAAAATAATTCCCCAGTTACAGAGTCGTTGCGTGAATCACCAGATTGAACCGAGCTTTTATATTTGAACTGTCCAACCATGTATTCCTTTTCCTGCTTTGAATGCTTAATGTTAAAATGAATATTAGATGGTTGTACTTTATAAAAAAAATCTATGTCCTTTATATCTAGTGAGGTGTTAGAAAGAGAAGTATACTGAAACTCGACACTTCTTTTTTTGTGCAAATCATACAAGGCATATCGATCAATGAGTTTTGAAAAAATCAAATTAACCTCCTCCAAAATACATATTGTTTTAAAACATGGATAAAATTTATGTTTTATTTATGCTGTTAATTAATTATAAAAACAGGTGATAAATTTGTATATTATAAAGCTAGCAATAAAATAAAACTATAAATAATTTATACAAAAATCTAAAAAACAAGTTAATATTCTCATTCATATTAGAGAACATTAACTTGTTTATTTTCGTATCAAAAGATACACCGTTTGAAGTGACGTGATTTATATGAAAGACAATGTGTCAATTTATATATCTTATGCAGTGATTGTTACTATAATTTCCGAAGCCAATAGTCAATTAACCATACAATATATGTCTTTTTGGTATATAAATAGCTCTATATTCATTAAAGAAAGAGCTTTAATCCTTCATGAGAATCTTTAAACCCTAATTTTTTATAAAATTGCAAAGCTTCTTGTCGTTCTTTATCCGTTGTTAACTGTATTAAATGACACCCTCTTAATTTAGCACGTTGAATAGCCCATTTAATAAGTTTACTTCCTATACCTTTACCACGTTTCGATGATGCTGTCCGTACACCCTCAATTGTAGCTCTCCAACCGCCTTGACGTACAATGTAAGGCGTAAATGTAATTTGTTGAATACCAACAATCTCTGTCCCATCACATGCGACAATTAACTCGTTATTTGGATCACAATCAATAGCATG
This genomic interval from Bacillus cereus contains the following:
- a CDS encoding alpha/beta hydrolase codes for the protein MIFSKLIDRYALYDLHKKRSVEFQYTSLSNTSLDIKDIDFFYKVQPSNIHFNIKHSKQEKEYMVGQFKYKSSVQSGDSRNDSVTGELFLHENEDAPHVIFVHGWRMDSNERVKKIFHDHMTNLKWNMYYFTLPYHFERKPNQSLFSGEYMVSANIERTVQATRQAVADLRTLIKWIKANNNGPLILIGVSLGGVITNLTALVESEIDVLASIFYANRLSYSIWKTNPGKFIREDLEHHGVTYDDLIDYWKITEPSQALPKVKKENILLISGRHDLYVHPEDTDYLWESWERPTRYIYTCGHAGIVLKRKKIATDTINFIQNRLNSPHFPNVMP
- a CDS encoding GNAT family N-acetyltransferase translates to MTQTITFRIATADDLDEIVKMLADDVLGNKRERYETPLPDSYIRAFHAIDCDPNNELIVACDGTEIVGIQQITFTPYIVRQGGWRATIEGVRTASSKRGKGIGSKLIKWAIQRAKLRGCHLIQLTTDKERQEALQFYKKLGFKDSHEGLKLFL